A single genomic interval of Rhodopseudomonas palustris harbors:
- a CDS encoding alpha/beta hydrolase family esterase produces MSLKNPIDFLGQLRKMQSMNGLGWGEVPTDNRLIETVSFGTNPGDLRMFSFVPKGAMQRLPLVVVLHGCTQNAAAYEIGAGWCTLAQRYGFALLLPEQTRTNNPNTCFNWFSPDDIRRGSGEVGSIHQMIEHMTRTHQIDQARIFATGLSAGGGMTAALLATYPDVFAGGAVIAGLPYGVAHNVRQALKEMRHATPRSGHELGELVRDATAHQGPWPKLAVWHGDADRTVDPANADALVRQWLDLHGLAEAPTAQNEVCGYPHRAWRNSSGETVVESYTVTGMAHGTPLGAGAGDERYGVAGAYLLDVGISSSYHIAQFFGLTSRIHQPRSADTSAKDRPAHDGHRELTTDVARRSRKSAGTGHAEGAAAPPHGKRGIDVGAVITRALTAAGLMK; encoded by the coding sequence GTGTCACTTAAGAATCCTATCGACTTCCTCGGGCAGCTCCGAAAAATGCAAAGCATGAATGGTTTGGGTTGGGGGGAGGTGCCTACCGACAACCGCCTGATCGAGACCGTCTCGTTCGGTACCAATCCGGGCGATCTCCGGATGTTCTCGTTCGTCCCCAAAGGGGCGATGCAGCGGCTGCCGCTGGTGGTCGTTCTGCACGGCTGCACCCAGAATGCCGCCGCCTACGAAATCGGCGCCGGCTGGTGCACGCTGGCGCAGCGCTATGGGTTTGCGTTGCTGCTGCCGGAACAGACCCGCACCAACAATCCCAACACCTGCTTCAACTGGTTCAGCCCGGACGACATCCGTCGCGGCAGCGGGGAAGTCGGCTCGATCCACCAGATGATCGAGCATATGACGCGCACGCATCAGATCGATCAGGCGCGGATCTTCGCCACCGGCCTGTCGGCGGGCGGCGGGATGACCGCAGCGCTGCTGGCGACCTATCCGGACGTGTTTGCCGGTGGTGCGGTGATCGCCGGCCTGCCCTATGGCGTCGCGCACAATGTCCGGCAGGCGCTGAAGGAAATGCGCCATGCCACGCCGCGCTCAGGTCATGAGCTCGGCGAGCTGGTGCGTGACGCCACCGCGCATCAGGGACCGTGGCCGAAGCTCGCCGTCTGGCACGGCGACGCCGATCGCACCGTCGACCCGGCGAATGCGGATGCGCTGGTGCGGCAGTGGCTCGACCTGCACGGCCTCGCCGAAGCGCCGACCGCACAGAACGAGGTCTGCGGCTATCCCCATCGCGCGTGGCGCAATTCGAGCGGTGAAACCGTGGTCGAATCCTACACCGTCACCGGGATGGCACACGGCACGCCGCTCGGCGCTGGCGCGGGCGACGAGCGCTACGGCGTCGCCGGCGCGTATCTGCTCGATGTCGGGATTTCGTCGTCCTATCACATCGCTCAGTTCTTTGGGCTGACGAGCCGGATTCACCAGCCGCGGTCCGCGGACACGTCAGCCAAAGATCGGCCGGCCCATGATGGGCATCGCGAACTGACCACGGACGTAGCACGCAGGAGCCGCAAATCCGCCGGAACCGGGCATGCCGAGGGGGCAGCGGCGCCGCCGCACGGCAAGCGCGGGATCGATGTCGGTGCGGTGATCACGCGTGCGCTGACCGCTGCCGGATTGATGAAGTAG
- a CDS encoding DUF1236 domain-containing protein: MINRFAGTAIVVLALAAPAVAHAQGVPGGIERGARDGERAAGPVGAVVGGTIGGVVGGVAGILGVDDRPQFRSYVVEQRHPSYRYRDEVRVGVVLPGDGVTYYEVPDRFGRASEYRYTVVNDRTVLVDPRTHKVVEIIE; encoded by the coding sequence ATGATCAATCGTTTTGCCGGAACCGCCATCGTCGTCCTTGCGCTCGCCGCGCCCGCTGTCGCCCACGCCCAAGGCGTACCCGGTGGCATCGAGCGTGGTGCACGTGACGGCGAGCGGGCCGCTGGTCCGGTCGGCGCGGTCGTCGGCGGTACGATCGGTGGCGTCGTGGGTGGCGTAGCCGGCATTCTCGGTGTCGACGATCGCCCGCAGTTCCGTAGCTACGTCGTCGAACAGCGCCACCCGTCGTATCGCTATCGCGATGAAGTCCGGGTTGGTGTCGTTCTCCCCGGCGACGGCGTGACGTATTACGAAGTGCCGGATCGCTTCGGCCGTGCCAGCGAGTATCGCTACACTGTGGTGAACGATCGCACCGTGCTGGTCGATCCCCGCACCCACAAGGTGGTCGAGATCATCGAGTAA
- a CDS encoding AraC family transcriptional regulator produces MTVELLNEPLSRYPAFDTADPEELRQALSSVYGAKLVEGPIAADFHARSNFVQLDDIALAFGVGTGSIAVEFPEGECARLQIALSGQFTTRSGGTSTAINARQAGIISPGRNARTEYGQNYSFTLLRISTSALERKLTTLLGCKPKASLEFEPAANNEAPQVVNLRRMLCFLANQLNCSPLPPVVLAELQEAITLLFLSAFRHNYSRQLERESHGIAPKHVRQVEEYIEANWMRPITIEKLTALTGISSRGIFKAFQRSRGYSPMAFAKRVRLQHAHNLLSDGATPTTVTAAALSCGFSNLGHFARDYRDMFGEKPSETLQRARP; encoded by the coding sequence ATGACCGTCGAGCTTCTCAACGAACCACTCTCCAGGTACCCCGCGTTCGACACCGCCGATCCGGAAGAACTGCGACAGGCCTTGAGCTCCGTTTACGGCGCCAAGCTGGTGGAAGGTCCCATCGCCGCTGACTTCCATGCGCGCAGCAATTTCGTCCAGCTCGATGACATCGCGCTCGCCTTCGGTGTCGGCACGGGATCAATCGCGGTCGAATTCCCCGAGGGGGAATGTGCGCGGCTGCAGATCGCGCTCTCCGGGCAGTTCACCACCCGCAGCGGCGGCACCAGCACGGCGATCAACGCACGGCAGGCCGGCATCATCTCGCCGGGCCGCAATGCCCGCACCGAGTATGGGCAGAACTACAGCTTCACCCTGCTGCGCATAAGCACCTCGGCGCTGGAGCGGAAGCTGACCACCCTGCTCGGCTGCAAGCCGAAGGCTTCGCTCGAATTCGAGCCGGCGGCCAACAACGAAGCTCCGCAGGTGGTCAACTTGCGCCGGATGCTGTGCTTCCTGGCCAATCAGCTGAATTGCAGCCCGCTGCCGCCGGTGGTTCTGGCCGAGCTGCAGGAAGCGATCACCCTGCTGTTCCTCAGCGCCTTCCGGCACAATTACAGCCGGCAGCTCGAACGGGAGTCGCACGGGATCGCGCCGAAGCACGTCCGCCAGGTCGAGGAATATATCGAAGCCAACTGGATGCGGCCGATCACCATCGAGAAGCTGACGGCTCTGACCGGGATCAGCTCACGCGGCATCTTCAAGGCGTTCCAGCGCAGCCGTGGCTACTCGCCGATGGCCTTCGCCAAGCGGGTGCGGCTGCAGCACGCCCATAACCTGCTGTCGGACGGCGCGACGCCCACCACGGTCACGGCTGCAGCGCTGTCCTGCGGCTTTTCCAATCTCGGGCATTTCGCCCGCGACTATCGCGACATGTTCGGTGAAAAGCCCTCGGAAACACTGCAACGCGCGCGACCCTAA
- a CDS encoding MBL fold metallo-hydrolase, translating to MSETQTKAKAGAAIIPVTPFQQNCTLLWCEATRKAVVVDPGGDVPEILAAIEKTKVDVGAIWLTHGHIDHVGGAADLRDALKVEVIGPHRDDQFLLDNVVNSGRSFGIDGVRDVTPDRWLDDGDSVSIGELNFQILHCPGHSPGSVVFFNDAMRFAFVGDVLFAGSVGRTDLPGGSHATLIQSITQKLLPLGDDVGFICGHGPGSSFGQERLTNPFLTGEA from the coding sequence ATGAGCGAGACCCAGACCAAGGCCAAAGCCGGCGCCGCGATCATTCCCGTGACGCCGTTCCAACAGAACTGCACGCTGTTGTGGTGCGAAGCCACCCGCAAGGCTGTGGTGGTCGATCCCGGCGGCGACGTGCCCGAGATCCTGGCCGCGATCGAAAAAACCAAAGTCGACGTCGGCGCGATCTGGCTCACCCATGGCCACATCGACCATGTCGGCGGCGCCGCCGATCTGCGCGATGCCCTTAAGGTCGAGGTGATCGGCCCGCATCGCGACGACCAGTTCCTGCTCGACAACGTCGTCAACTCCGGGCGCAGCTTCGGCATCGACGGCGTCCGCGACGTCACCCCGGACCGCTGGCTCGACGACGGTGACAGCGTCAGCATCGGCGAGCTGAATTTTCAGATCCTGCACTGCCCCGGCCATTCGCCGGGCAGCGTGGTGTTCTTCAACGATGCGATGCGGTTCGCCTTCGTCGGCGACGTGCTGTTTGCCGGCTCGGTCGGCCGTACCGATCTGCCGGGCGGCAGCCACGCCACCCTGATTCAGTCGATCACCCAGAAGCTGCTGCCGCTCGGCGACGACGTCGGCTTCATCTGCGGTCACGGCCCCGGCTCCAGCTTCGGTCAGGAGCGCCTGACCAACCCGTTCCTGACCGGCGAAGCCTGA
- a CDS encoding vWA domain-containing protein — MKRITFQTALTLAALALPLSFATAAHARPSVEVAFVLDTTGSMSGLIEGAKRKIWSIATTILDDNPDADIRMGLVAYRDIGDDYVVRSVDLTTDIQDLYGQLLQLQARGGGDWPESVNEALDTAINKLHWRQGGDTRRIVFLVGDAPPHMDYAQDTKYPETLAVARQKDIIVNAVQAGDARDTARVWHEIADGGRGRYIPIPQDGGQIVVIQTPYDDDIIILQKQINGTVIPYGPAPMQRRTEEKTGQLAKVAASAPASASDMASYINKRARSSSEAVTGGGDLVSDVQAGRQKLDQVKEEDLPPELRALPAEQRAAKLDAQMTARKALNDKLAALVKQRDAYLLAQRDKQPKQASSFDREVEATLKAQLKR, encoded by the coding sequence ATGAAACGCATCACCTTCCAAACTGCGCTGACCTTGGCGGCGCTGGCGCTTCCACTCTCCTTCGCGACGGCCGCGCACGCGCGTCCGTCGGTCGAAGTCGCATTCGTGCTCGACACCACCGGCTCGATGAGCGGCCTGATCGAAGGCGCCAAGCGCAAGATCTGGTCGATCGCCACCACGATCCTCGACGACAATCCCGACGCCGACATCCGGATGGGGCTGGTCGCCTATCGGGACATCGGCGACGACTACGTGGTCCGCAGCGTCGATCTCACCACCGATATCCAGGACCTCTACGGCCAACTCCTGCAACTGCAGGCGCGCGGTGGCGGGGACTGGCCCGAGAGCGTCAACGAGGCACTCGATACGGCGATCAACAAGCTGCATTGGCGGCAGGGCGGCGACACCCGCCGCATCGTGTTCCTGGTCGGCGATGCTCCGCCGCATATGGACTACGCGCAGGATACCAAATACCCGGAGACCCTGGCGGTCGCCCGGCAGAAGGACATCATCGTCAACGCGGTGCAGGCGGGCGACGCACGCGACACCGCGCGGGTGTGGCATGAAATCGCTGACGGCGGCCGTGGCCGCTATATTCCGATCCCGCAGGATGGCGGGCAGATCGTGGTGATCCAGACGCCGTACGACGACGACATCATCATCCTGCAGAAACAGATCAACGGCACCGTGATCCCCTACGGCCCGGCGCCGATGCAGCGGCGGACCGAAGAGAAGACCGGACAGCTCGCCAAGGTCGCAGCCTCGGCACCGGCGTCGGCGTCCGACATGGCCAGCTACATCAACAAGCGCGCCCGCAGTTCGTCAGAAGCCGTCACCGGCGGCGGCGACCTGGTCAGCGACGTGCAGGCAGGTCGACAGAAGCTCGATCAGGTCAAGGAGGAGGATCTGCCGCCCGAGTTGCGCGCGCTGCCGGCCGAACAACGTGCCGCCAAGCTCGACGCGCAGATGACGGCCCGCAAGGCGCTCAACGACAAACTCGCGGCCCTGGTCAAGCAGCGCGATGCCTATCTGCTGGCCCAGCGCGACAAGCAGCCGAAGCAGGCCTCGTCGTTCGACCGCGAGGTCGAGGCGACCCTGAAGGCGCAGCTGAAGCGATAG
- a CDS encoding MmcB family DNA repair protein, giving the protein MESNAVQMILPRDLRQSETALNIARGTQRLLRSLGFACVSELPLPSGRRADLVALNERGEIWIVEIKSSVEDLRADHKWPDYRAHCDRLFFAFTQDLPCEIFPAETGLIVADGYGAHLHCEAPEHKLPAATRKVMMLRFALAAAQRLGRLSDPQGFADG; this is encoded by the coding sequence ATGGAATCGAATGCCGTTCAAATGATTCTGCCGCGTGATTTGCGGCAATCGGAGACCGCGCTGAACATCGCGCGCGGCACGCAGCGGCTGCTGCGTTCGCTGGGCTTTGCCTGCGTCAGCGAACTGCCGCTGCCGTCCGGGCGGCGCGCCGATCTGGTGGCGCTGAATGAGCGCGGCGAGATCTGGATCGTGGAGATCAAATCGTCGGTCGAGGATCTGCGGGCTGATCACAAATGGCCCGATTACCGGGCGCATTGCGACCGGCTGTTCTTCGCCTTCACCCAGGATCTGCCGTGCGAGATCTTTCCGGCCGAAACCGGGCTGATCGTGGCCGACGGCTACGGCGCCCACCTGCATTGCGAAGCGCCGGAGCACAAGCTGCCGGCGGCCACTCGCAAGGTGATGATGCTGCGCTTCGCGCTGGCCGCCGCCCAACGCCTCGGCCGCCTCAGCGACCCGCAGGGATTTGCGGACGGGTAG
- a CDS encoding ActR/PrrA/RegA family redox response regulator transcription factor, with product MNAIPELNDHTDRSLLIVEDDKPFLDRLARAMETRGFAVTACDSVSSGLAQIGKAAPAFAVVDLRLGDGNGLDVVSALKRERPDCRAIVLTGYGNIATAVTAVKMGAVDYLSKPADADDVVAALLSTGTEKSEPPPNPMSADRVRWEHIQRIYEMCNRNVSETARRLNMHRRTLQRILAKRAPR from the coding sequence GTGAACGCCATTCCCGAACTGAATGACCACACCGATCGCTCGCTGCTGATCGTGGAGGATGACAAGCCGTTCCTCGACCGGCTGGCCCGGGCGATGGAAACGCGCGGCTTTGCGGTCACGGCTTGCGACAGCGTCTCCAGCGGTCTCGCCCAGATCGGCAAGGCGGCGCCGGCGTTTGCGGTGGTCGATCTTCGCCTCGGCGACGGCAATGGCCTCGATGTCGTTTCGGCGCTGAAGCGAGAGCGCCCCGATTGCCGCGCCATCGTGCTGACCGGTTACGGCAACATCGCCACCGCGGTCACCGCCGTGAAGATGGGCGCAGTGGACTATCTGTCGAAGCCTGCGGACGCCGACGACGTCGTCGCGGCGCTGCTCTCGACCGGCACCGAGAAATCCGAACCGCCGCCGAACCCGATGTCGGCCGACCGCGTCCGCTGGGAGCACATCCAGCGCATCTACGAGATGTGCAACCGCAACGTCTCCGAGACCGCGCGCCGCCTCAACATGCACCGCCGCACCCTGCAGCGCATCCTCGCCAAGCGCGCGCCGCGGTAA
- a CDS encoding ActS/PrrB/RegB family redox-sensitive histidine kinase, whose amino-acid sequence MSDDLISADFRHPRRHVRLDTILRLRWLAALGQLSAIFVVSEGLEFDFAVMPCIVIIAVSGLVNLALQIAFNPMQRMEPIYAALLLALNISELAGLLYFTGGLQNPFAFLFLGPVLISATALPTRMTISLGIFAAGCAAFLGYSHLPLPWAGEEPVALPRIYLVGVWLSILLAIGVTSLYTFQVTEEARKLADALSAAELVLEREQHLTQLDGLAAAAAHELGTPLSTIFLISRELETTAPPEMASDLRTLREQAQRCREILGKIAQLSSAGAPFDRMPLSTLIEEAVAPHRDFGIAIKIRLAQHGEPEPVVMRNPAILYGIGNILENAVDFARTAVEVNAWWNAETVQIVVSDDGPGIKPDVLRRIGEPYLSRRRSADDPNRERSGLGLGVFIARTLLERTGAKVEFRNKTFPDHGAIVQLSWPRNRFETIEKTEETMA is encoded by the coding sequence ATGTCCGATGATCTGATTTCCGCCGACTTCCGGCATCCGCGGCGCCATGTTCGCCTCGATACCATCCTACGACTGCGCTGGCTGGCGGCGCTCGGCCAGCTCTCCGCGATCTTCGTGGTCTCGGAAGGGCTGGAATTCGACTTCGCGGTGATGCCGTGCATCGTCATCATCGCCGTGTCGGGCCTGGTCAACCTCGCGCTGCAGATCGCCTTCAATCCGATGCAGCGGATGGAGCCGATCTACGCCGCGCTGCTGCTCGCGCTCAACATCTCCGAGCTGGCGGGCCTGTTGTACTTTACCGGCGGCCTGCAGAACCCGTTCGCGTTCCTGTTCCTCGGGCCGGTGCTGATCAGCGCCACCGCGCTGCCGACCCGGATGACGATCTCGCTCGGGATCTTCGCGGCCGGCTGCGCGGCATTCCTCGGCTACAGCCATCTGCCGCTGCCCTGGGCCGGCGAGGAGCCGGTGGCGCTGCCGCGGATCTATCTGGTCGGGGTCTGGCTCTCGATCCTGCTCGCGATCGGCGTCACCAGCCTCTACACCTTCCAGGTCACCGAAGAGGCCCGCAAGCTCGCCGATGCGCTGTCGGCCGCCGAACTGGTGCTGGAGCGCGAGCAGCATCTGACCCAGCTCGATGGCCTCGCCGCCGCGGCCGCGCACGAACTCGGCACGCCGCTGTCGACCATCTTCCTGATCTCGCGCGAGCTGGAGACAACCGCCCCGCCTGAGATGGCCTCCGACCTGCGGACGCTGCGCGAACAGGCGCAGCGCTGCCGTGAGATCCTCGGCAAGATCGCCCAGCTGTCGTCGGCCGGCGCGCCGTTCGACCGGATGCCGCTGTCGACGCTGATCGAGGAAGCAGTAGCGCCGCATCGCGACTTCGGCATCGCCATCAAGATCCGGCTGGCGCAGCACGGCGAACCCGAGCCGGTGGTGATGCGCAACCCCGCGATCCTGTACGGCATCGGCAATATCCTGGAGAACGCGGTCGACTTCGCCCGCACCGCCGTCGAGGTGAACGCCTGGTGGAATGCCGAGACCGTGCAGATCGTGGTGTCGGACGACGGACCCGGCATCAAGCCGGACGTGCTGCGCCGGATCGGCGAGCCTTATCTGTCGCGCCGCCGCAGCGCCGACGACCCCAATCGTGAGCGCTCCGGGCTCGGCCTTGGCGTGTTCATCGCCCGGACCCTGTTGGAGCGAACCGGTGCCAAGGTCGAGTTCCGCAACAAGACCTTCCCGGATCACGGTGCCATCGTCCAGCTCAGCTGGCCCAGGAACCGCTTCGAGACCATCGAAAAGACCGAAGAAACAATGGCTTGA